Below is a window of Shewanella khirikhana DNA.
CGCCAAACACAAACCGCGAGCGCACCAGCGCCTGATGCTCCCAGGTCCAGGCCTCATCGCGCTGATACTCGCCAAAGCGTTCAATCTCACTGACCAACAAACCTGAGGCGCCGGATGGCCGCAGACGCATATCCACTTCATACAGCTCGCCCGATGTGGTGCGGGTTGAAAACAGGTGCAAGATCCGCTGGGCAAGCTTGACGTAAAAGTGGCCAATGTCGATTTGGCGATCCCCATTGGTAACGCCACTGCCCTGATGATTGTGCAAAAACACCAAATCCAGATCCGAGCCATAGCCAAGCTCAATGCCGCCCAGCTTACCGTAAGCGATGACTGCAAAGCCCATCTCGCCCGGCTCCAGGTGCGATGGTACGCCGTGTCGGGCCGCCACCTGTCCCCAGGCCTGATGCACTACCTGCTCGATAATGGCTTCGGCGAGGAAGGTCAGGTGATCACTTACCTGCATAATCGGCAGCACCCCGGTCACATCGGCGGCGGCAATTTTCAGCTGCTGAGTCAGTTTGAACTGGCGCAGCGCCTCCATTTGCTGCTCCATATCGTCTTCCGGTACCCGTAACAGATATTGACGCAGCTCGCTGCCGTAATCATCCAGCGAGGTAATGTCGTACAGCGCCGCCGGGTCGATAAGCTCATCCAGCAGCATGGGGAACTTGGCCAGCTGATCGGCAATCCAGGGGCTGGCGCAGCAAAGGCTGACCAGTTGGGCGCGGGCGCCGGGGTTTTCACACAAAAGCTCAAGGTAGGTGGTGCGGGTCAGCACCTGCTCGACCACATTGAACACGGGCGCAAACGCCGCCGACGGCCGGGGCATGGCCACCAGTTCGCCAAGCAGTTTGGGCATCAGCCGGTCGAGGGTTTCGCGGCCACGGGGACCTATGGGGCGCCTAGCCATGGTTTCGCGCCAGCCCTTCAGTAATGGCCAAAACTCATCATCATCGATTTGCTGATCTTTCAGCAGCGCCTCGGCGTGATCTTCTTCCTGCACATTCCAGAACTGCCAGGTCCAATGCTCATGATTTTCTTCGGTTTCTTCACCGCCGACTGTGTCGCGGAAATGGCGGTGGATTTTGCCCATGGCCGCCTCGATATGGGTGCGAAGGTCAATCTCATTGGCCATGCCCAGCGGCGCACACAGTCGCTGCCAATCGAGACGATTGTCCGGCAGAGTCTGGGTTTGCTTATCGTCGATGGCCTGCAACAGGTTTTCCACCCTTCTTAGCAGCACATAGGCATTTTTCAGCTCATCCACCGCCAGGTATTCGAGCTGCCCCAGGCTGTAGAGGGTGTCGATGGCACCAAACAGACTTTGGGTGCGCAGGCTTGGCTCGCGGCCGCCACGGATAAGCTGGAAACTCTGCACCACGAACTCCACTTCGCGAATGCCGCCGGCGCCAAGCTTGATATTGTCAGTCAGCTGCCTGCGGCGCACTTCCTGGGCAATTTGCTGTTTCATCCGCCGTAAGGATTCGATGGCCGAAAAGTCGATGTAGCGGCGATACACAAAGGGGCGCAGCAAACTGTGCAGCTCATCGCTGTAACCGCACCAGGGGCCAAGCGCGCGGGCCTTGACCATGGCGTAACGCTCCCAGTCACGGCCCTGCTCCTGATAATAATCTTCAAGGGCGCTGTAGCTGACCACCAGCGGGCCGCTGTCGCCGTAGGGGCGAAGGCGCATATCGACCCTGAACACAAAGCCATCCATGGTGACCTGCGCCAGCAGGTTTACCAGCCGCTGGCCCATGCGGATAAAGAACTGCTGATTATCCAGCGCCCGGCGGCCGCCGTGGGTTTCTCCATGCTCGGGGAAGGTAAAAATCAGGTCGATATCGGAGGAGAAATTAAGCTCGCGGCCACCCAGCTTCCCCATGCCGAGGATCATCAGCGGCTGCGGTTTGCCTTCGTTGTCGCAGGGCGTGCCCAGGCTTTGGCACATGTCGCGGTACAGCCAGTCGCGACCGGCCACAATCAGCGCTTCGGCGAGGGCCGAGATATCCAGCAGCGATTCTTTCAATGCCACCTTGCCCATAAAATCGCGCCAGGCAAGCCGGGCCATCTGGAAGTTGCGATAACGGCGCAGCACCGCTTTGGCCTCTTCTTCATTGCTGACGTCGTTAAGTTCGGCGTGCAACTCCCGGTCGAAACTGGCCCTGTCTACAGTATCAAGCAAACCGGCAAACAGCGCGCTGATGCGCTCGGGGTGACGCAGCAATTCACGGGCAATAAAATCACTCAGCCCGGCCACCTGACACAGCTCCTGTTTCTGCCCGGCACTCAGCGCCGCCAGGCCATCGGGCCACTGAATTGCCAGCGATGCCAGCCATTTGTTGCCCTGTTCGAGAATTTCCTGTGGTGTTTCCAGCTGCTGCGTTTGCGACATACTAATCCCTGGCGACCGAGTATCGACATATTATGTCAAGAATGATATAGGTAATGCATTTCCGGCCTTGGGATAAACCCGGGACGCCGGTGCCCGGTTAAGGTTACTATAAACCGCCGGGGATGACCTAGACCGATAATATTCCCTGAATTTTAGTCAGGTTCCCGCCGGTAAATGGCAGGAAAGATGGAGATAAAATGGCAGGATGGCTTAGCCGCATACTGCTCCCGCTGGGAGCCGTGATGCTGATGCTGGCGCTGAGCGGCTGTTCCGATAACGGGGCGGCCGAACAAGCGAGGCAAATTGAAAAATACCTTGAACTGGACGCAGGCCGTCTGGCAACCCTCGGTACCATGCTGGATAAGGGCGAAATCCGTAACGCCACCCTTATCGGGCACTATGCCGAGCGCTTGAATCAACAGGACCCGTCTCTGGCGCCGATTGTCTCGGCGCTGGCCACCGACGCAGGCAAAGGCCCCTTGTTCGAGAGCCTGAAACGCCGCCTCGATGAGGCCAACAATCCCGCCAACTTTGTTGATGAAGCCATGCGCCTCGATGAGCTTGAAAACCTCTATCAGGCCGCCGACCCGGCGCTCTACAACGACATGTTGTCTGACCCGTTAAACACCCTCGCCGACATGTCCGGTGGCAGCCTGCCGCGGGTGAATGCGGTGAGCCGTGAATCAGAGCTGGCAAGCCTGGGTGACGACTTTGGCCCCGGCAGCCAACTGATTGGCAACCCCGCCTACGGCGAGTGGCAGACCGGCAGCAACGGCACCTCTTTCTGGGCCTGGTATGGCATGTACGCCATGTTCTCCAACCTGTTCCATCGCCCTGTGTATTACGACAACTGGTCCAGCCGTCGTCATTACAGCTACTACCACGATGTCGGCCGTTACCGTTACAGCTCACCCAGAGATGTGCTCAAGCAGCAACAGGTATTTACCCAGACCAAGAAGCGCTTCGACAATCAGGGCAAACGCTTCGACAGCCCCTACGCCAAGACCCGCAGCGGCGCGACCGGACTGTCCCGTCAGAGCCAGCAGGCCCCCAGCGTGGCTCAGGCCAGCAAGGCCCGCACCGAAAGGCAGAAGTTTCGCTCCAACTACGCCAAGGACAGCAGTTTCCGCGATTCCGGAAACCGCACCAGCCGCAGCTCCCGCCGTGGCAAGTGAGAACAGAATAAGGATTGAAAGATGACACTGTTACAAGACTATGGCCTGACTCAGGAACTGCTGATCATATTGGCCATCGATCTGGCCATCGCTGTTCTGCTGCTCACCGCCATGCGCTATCTGCAGGGCTGGAGCGTCAAGGTAAACAGCAGCAAGGAACTGGCCGAAAAAGACAATTTCGCCTTCGGGATCAGCACAGCCGGCGCCGTGCTGGCACTGGGGATAGTGCTGACCGGTGCCATCACAGGCGCAGCGGCCCCCAACTATGTCACCGAAGCCATTGGCATGGGTACCTATGGCCTGTTTGGCATGCTGCTGATTAAAGTTGGCCGGGTGATGCACGACAAAATCGCCCTCAACAACATCGACAAAAACGCCCACATCCTCAAAGGCAATGTGTCTGTGGCGCTGGTGGATGCCGCCGCGGCTGTGGCCACCGCCATCATCATCCGCGCCAGCCTGCTGTGGGTGGACGATTTGACCATCAACACCTTTATCGCCATCACCACCGCCTTTGTGGTCTCGCAGCTGATGCTGGTTCTGCTGACACGGATGCGTGAAAACCGCTACAGCGCCCGCAATCAGGGCGCCTGTATGCAAGAAGCGCTGGCCAAAGGCCACACGGCCCTTGCTATCCGTCACTCAGGCCATATGCTCGCCATGGCACTCACCTTCAATGCCGCCAGCCACTTTATTGTGTTCGAGCCCACGGCCTATGTGGTTAACCTGCTTGGCTGGCTGTGCTTCTCAGTGGTAATGCTGCTGGTACTTAGCCTGCTGCTTAAGCTGGTGAAGCTGCTGGTGCTGGCACGTATTAACCTTGCCGATGAAGTAGAGCGCCAGCACAACGTGGGTCTTGCCGCAGTGGAAGTGGCCATCAGCATTGCGATTGCCCTTATCCTCACCGGGCTGATGGCCTGAAGTGAGTAATCAGACGCAAAGCGCGTCGGCTACAGCCGACGCCCAGAGCCCGGCCAAACACCTTGGCCGGGCCGATGACGCGCTGCTGCTTGGCATTATGGCGGCGCTCGCAGGCTGCGGCCTGATTTACGAGTATCTGCTGAGCCACTATGCCGGGCGCATCCTTGGCGCCATGGAAGCGGCCATCTATACCATGATTGGTCTGATGATTGTGGCCATGGGTGTGGGCGCCTTTGCCGCCAGAGCCATTCGCAATCCTTTCATTGGCTTTGCCCTGCTGGAACTGGCAGTAGCGCTGCTTGGGGCCGGCAGCGTACTGCTGTGCGCCGCAGCCATTGGCCTCACCCAAACCCTGCCACAACTGCTTGCCGATACCTTTGGCCTGCCGCCGGATCTGATGCCAAATGGCGGCCTGTTGGGCGCGCTGCAAAAAGCTGCCCAGTATCTGCCCTATGTGGTAGGCACATTGCTGGGGCTGATGATTGGCATGGAAATTCCGCTGATTGCCCGGGTGCGTCAGGCGCTGTCAGATGAGCACCTGTTGCATAACGCCGGCACCATTTACGGCGCCGACTACATAGGTGCAGGCGCAGGCGCAGCCATCTGGGTCGGGCTGATGCTGGCAATGGATATTCAGCTAGCCGCAGCGCTCACCGCCAGCGTTAACCTGTTGGCGGGCTTTGCCTTTATCTTCCGTTTCCGAGCGCGCCTGAAAGGGTTTGGCTGGCTGCTTGCCGGGCATATTCTGGCATCCTTTGCCTTAGTGCTGCTCGCGGTAAAAGGGCCGCCACTGGAGCAGGACTTCAATAATCTGCTCTACAAGGACAAGGTTATCTACACCGAGGCCACCCGCTTTCAGCAGTTGGTGTTTACTGAACGCCCACGGGGACAGGCAGAGCCTGTGTATGCTTTGTACCTCAATGGTCGCTTGCAGTTTTCCACCCAGGATGAGCATATCTACCACGGCTTTTTGGTGTGGCCGCCAATGATGGCGGCGGCGCGTCAGCAGCGGATTTTGATTGTTGGCGGCGGTGACGGTCTGGCGGCACGGGATGCTCTGCGCTGGAACCCGCAGGAAGTGGTATTGATGGATTTGGACGAACGGCTGGTGAAGCTGTTTCAATCGCCGCCGCAGACCATGCCAAGACGCCTGGCCGAGCGGCTACTCCGCCAGAATGCCAATGCCCTCAACGACCCGCGGGTGCGGCTTATCTTTGATGATGCCTTTAACGGCATCGACCGCCTGATTGCAGCCGGTGAACACTTCGATGTGATTTTGGTGGACTTGCCGGACCCCAATCATCCGGACTTATCCAAACTCTATTCAGATTTGTTTTATCGCAAACTCAAAGAAGTGCTCAGCCACGATGGCGCCATTGCCATTCAGTCCACCTCGCCATGGCACGCCACCCGCGCCTTTTTGAGCATTGGCAAAACCCTCGAATCGGCGGGTTTTAAGGTGGCAAGATATCATCAGAATGTGCCCAGCTTCGGCGAATGGGGCTGGACCCTGGGCACCCTCAATGGCTCACCAGAGCAGCGGATTCTGGACGGCACTGCACCGACTCACCCCTGGGTGAACAAAGAGATGATTGGCGCAGCCTTTGCCTTCCCGCCCGGGTTTCTGCTGCGCGAGCAAGAGGTGGACATCAACCATTTCGGCACCCAGGTGATTTATCAATACCACCTGGAAGCCTGGAAAGAAGAGAGCGGTATCAACCTTTTTTAGGGACTCGCCAAGGCGGCGAAATTTCGGCCAAGATAACACTTGACATATTATGTCCCGGTGTTATCTTGAAACACAGACATAATATGTCAGAGAGGACGACTATGAATATCCACGCTATCGCCAATCACCTTAACGGACTGGGTGACAACAGCCAGACCGGTTTCCGGTTTGACTGCTATCCCATCGAAGGTGACGTGGAGGTGTTGCAGGTCAATATCGTAGGACGGGAGGAGATCCCGATTTTTGTGTCGGTTACCGATAACCAGGTGCTGTGCATCAGCTATCTGTGGGGCGAAGACGAAGTCAAACCCGAAACCCGTGCCGATATGTTTGAAACCATGTTGGAGCTGAACATTCCCATGCCACTGTCGGCCTTTGCCAAAATCGACGACAAATATGTGGTGTATGGCGCACTGTCACTCAAATCCAGCATGGCCGAAATCGAGCAGGAGCTCAGCGTC
It encodes the following:
- the glnE gene encoding bifunctional [glutamate--ammonia ligase]-adenylyl-L-tyrosine phosphorylase/[glutamate--ammonia-ligase] adenylyltransferase, whose amino-acid sequence is MSQTQQLETPQEILEQGNKWLASLAIQWPDGLAALSAGQKQELCQVAGLSDFIARELLRHPERISALFAGLLDTVDRASFDRELHAELNDVSNEEEAKAVLRRYRNFQMARLAWRDFMGKVALKESLLDISALAEALIVAGRDWLYRDMCQSLGTPCDNEGKPQPLMILGMGKLGGRELNFSSDIDLIFTFPEHGETHGGRRALDNQQFFIRMGQRLVNLLAQVTMDGFVFRVDMRLRPYGDSGPLVVSYSALEDYYQEQGRDWERYAMVKARALGPWCGYSDELHSLLRPFVYRRYIDFSAIESLRRMKQQIAQEVRRRQLTDNIKLGAGGIREVEFVVQSFQLIRGGREPSLRTQSLFGAIDTLYSLGQLEYLAVDELKNAYVLLRRVENLLQAIDDKQTQTLPDNRLDWQRLCAPLGMANEIDLRTHIEAAMGKIHRHFRDTVGGEETEENHEHWTWQFWNVQEEDHAEALLKDQQIDDDEFWPLLKGWRETMARRPIGPRGRETLDRLMPKLLGELVAMPRPSAAFAPVFNVVEQVLTRTTYLELLCENPGARAQLVSLCCASPWIADQLAKFPMLLDELIDPAALYDITSLDDYGSELRQYLLRVPEDDMEQQMEALRQFKLTQQLKIAAADVTGVLPIMQVSDHLTFLAEAIIEQVVHQAWGQVAARHGVPSHLEPGEMGFAVIAYGKLGGIELGYGSDLDLVFLHNHQGSGVTNGDRQIDIGHFYVKLAQRILHLFSTRTTSGELYEVDMRLRPSGASGLLVSEIERFGEYQRDEAWTWEHQALVRSRFVFGDNQLAGQFSRIRAQVLGQQRDAGKLQQEVREMRTKMREHLLKVDEGMFDLKQSPGGIADIEFIAQYLVLKNSFEHDELTVWSDNVRIFQTAAELDILPLNLAQQLIAAYCTLRDENHRLTLQREAGQLPFIAVSDHSERVLSIYRDILGDEQPGQSESGE
- a CDS encoding DUF350 domain-containing protein; its protein translation is MTLLQDYGLTQELLIILAIDLAIAVLLLTAMRYLQGWSVKVNSSKELAEKDNFAFGISTAGAVLALGIVLTGAITGAAAPNYVTEAIGMGTYGLFGMLLIKVGRVMHDKIALNNIDKNAHILKGNVSVALVDAAAAVATAIIIRASLLWVDDLTINTFIAITTAFVVSQLMLVLLTRMRENRYSARNQGACMQEALAKGHTALAIRHSGHMLAMALTFNAASHFIVFEPTAYVVNLLGWLCFSVVMLLVLSLLLKLVKLLVLARINLADEVERQHNVGLAAVEVAISIAIALILTGLMA
- a CDS encoding polyamine aminopropyltransferase, whose amino-acid sequence is MSNQTQSASATADAQSPAKHLGRADDALLLGIMAALAGCGLIYEYLLSHYAGRILGAMEAAIYTMIGLMIVAMGVGAFAARAIRNPFIGFALLELAVALLGAGSVLLCAAAIGLTQTLPQLLADTFGLPPDLMPNGGLLGALQKAAQYLPYVVGTLLGLMIGMEIPLIARVRQALSDEHLLHNAGTIYGADYIGAGAGAAIWVGLMLAMDIQLAAALTASVNLLAGFAFIFRFRARLKGFGWLLAGHILASFALVLLAVKGPPLEQDFNNLLYKDKVIYTEATRFQQLVFTERPRGQAEPVYALYLNGRLQFSTQDEHIYHGFLVWPPMMAAARQQRILIVGGGDGLAARDALRWNPQEVVLMDLDERLVKLFQSPPQTMPRRLAERLLRQNANALNDPRVRLIFDDAFNGIDRLIAAGEHFDVILVDLPDPNHPDLSKLYSDLFYRKLKEVLSHDGAIAIQSTSPWHATRAFLSIGKTLESAGFKVARYHQNVPSFGEWGWTLGTLNGSPEQRILDGTAPTHPWVNKEMIGAAFAFPPGFLLREQEVDINHFGTQVIYQYHLEAWKEESGINLF
- a CDS encoding YjfI family protein, which codes for MNIHAIANHLNGLGDNSQTGFRFDCYPIEGDVEVLQVNIVGREEIPIFVSVTDNQVLCISYLWGEDEVKPETRADMFETMLELNIPMPLSAFAKIDDKYVVYGALSLKSSMAEIEQELSVLSDNCLEVIAEMADYLN